From the genome of Flavobacterium ovatum, one region includes:
- a CDS encoding cupin domain-containing protein gives MQSFGASKEFLLGDDIKWEVVGEGVKRKIMGYDDTIMLVNVDFKKGSIGPLHEHYHAQVTYVVSGEFEVTIGDDKKLLKGGDCFYIPPHVLHGALCLADGILIDVFSPIREDFMNKEHY, from the coding sequence ATGCAAAGTTTTGGAGCAAGTAAAGAGTTTTTGTTAGGAGATGACATTAAGTGGGAAGTAGTAGGTGAAGGTGTGAAACGTAAAATCATGGGTTATGATGATACCATCATGCTTGTAAACGTAGATTTTAAAAAAGGAAGTATTGGCCCTTTGCATGAGCATTACCATGCACAAGTAACGTATGTTGTAAGTGGAGAGTTTGAAGTTACTATTGGTGATGACAAAAAATTGCTAAAAGGCGGAGATTGTTTTTACATTCCTCCTCATGTATTGCATGGCGCATTATGTTTAGCAGATGGTATTTTGATTGATGTTTTCAGTCCAATACGTGAAGACTTTATGAATAAAGAACATTATTAG
- a CDS encoding polysaccharide lyase family 7 protein, giving the protein MSLQFSKIALLGLFTITAVGYGQDKKAKKNKVNIDLSHWTLTTPAEDPNKPGKTLNLGYPEILDFATNELTNKYMYEDPKDKSIAFYAFPSGTSTANSSYSRTELRETMETGSNKVNWTFAQGGKMKATYAIEDISKEVDGKYSRVIVAQIHGVLTDEQRDLIGQKDNNAAPILKIYWDKGKIRVKTKVLKDLNAPYKDMLSDHAWGDDEGRNFKEKVDLNTKFTLEVKVSEGRLEVILNGSESFVYDDINMKKWGVFENYFKAGNYFQSKNANSFAKVKIYNLEVSH; this is encoded by the coding sequence ATGAGTTTACAATTTTCAAAAATAGCACTTCTTGGTTTGTTTACTATTACGGCTGTTGGTTACGGTCAAGATAAAAAAGCAAAGAAAAACAAGGTTAATATTGATTTGTCACATTGGACCTTGACTACACCAGCTGAGGATCCTAATAAACCTGGCAAAACACTTAATTTGGGCTATCCTGAGATATTAGATTTTGCTACAAATGAATTGACTAATAAATATATGTATGAAGATCCAAAGGATAAATCTATTGCGTTTTATGCTTTTCCTTCGGGAACTTCTACTGCCAATAGTAGTTATTCTAGAACTGAATTAAGAGAAACGATGGAGACTGGAAGTAATAAGGTGAACTGGACTTTTGCTCAAGGAGGAAAAATGAAAGCAACTTACGCCATTGAGGATATTTCTAAAGAAGTAGATGGGAAGTACAGTCGTGTGATTGTTGCTCAAATTCACGGAGTATTGACTGATGAACAACGAGACTTGATTGGGCAAAAAGATAATAATGCAGCTCCAATTTTGAAAATTTACTGGGATAAAGGAAAAATTCGTGTAAAAACCAAAGTACTTAAAGATCTAAATGCACCATATAAAGATATGCTTTCTGATCATGCTTGGGGTGATGATGAAGGAAGGAATTTTAAAGAGAAAGTAGATTTAAACACAAAGTTTACTTTAGAAGTTAAAGTTTCTGAAGGTAGATTAGAAGTGATTCTAAATGGCTCAGAGTCTTTTGTTTATGATGATATTAACATGAAAAAATGGGGAGTATTTGAGAATTATTTCAAAGCAGGGAATTATTTTCAATCTAAAAATGCAAACTCTTTTGCTAAAGTAAAGATTTATAATTTAGAAGTGTCTCATTAG
- a CDS encoding FadR/GntR family transcriptional regulator codes for MKLEVITKKDNKESLNAIIAKIRDYINYKNLEPQDKLPSERMLSEKFGVSRGSVRDAIQKLEFYGILKSIPQSGTFVANIGKIAINGIIDDILRLGVSDFRSLVETRILLELKTVRLAATRRTEEDLVNIKAALDAYADKVHTGEDAVQEDLIFHLAIAKASGNSTINNMMLIITPEILTNFEKYHVCDKSGNEGLDRINDHTEVYDAIVAQNPQLAKQKMKQHFKALYEYCYNV; via the coding sequence ATGAAGTTAGAAGTAATCACTAAAAAAGATAATAAAGAATCACTAAATGCAATTATAGCTAAAATAAGAGATTATATTAATTATAAAAATTTAGAACCACAAGATAAACTTCCTTCAGAGCGAATGTTGTCTGAAAAGTTTGGGGTGAGTAGAGGTAGTGTTCGTGATGCTATCCAGAAATTAGAATTTTACGGAATACTAAAATCAATTCCTCAAAGCGGAACTTTTGTGGCTAATATTGGAAAAATAGCTATCAACGGCATAATAGATGATATTTTGAGATTAGGAGTATCAGATTTTAGATCATTAGTAGAAACTAGAATTTTGCTTGAATTAAAAACAGTGCGTTTGGCTGCTACAAGGCGAACAGAGGAGGATTTAGTAAACATCAAAGCTGCTTTAGATGCTTATGCTGATAAAGTACATACGGGTGAAGATGCTGTTCAGGAAGATTTAATATTTCATTTAGCGATTGCTAAAGCTAGTGGAAATAGTACAATTAACAACATGATGTTAATTATAACTCCTGAAATATTGACCAATTTTGAAAAGTATCATGTGTGTGATAAAAGTGGAAATGAAGGTCTTGATAGGATTAATGATCATACAGAGGTTTACGACGCCATTGTTGCTCAAAATCCACAATTAGCTAAACAGAAAATGAAACAACATTTCAAAGCATTATATGAATATTGTTATAATGTATAA